The Sphingobacteriales bacterium nucleotide sequence CCATCTTTGTCTTCTTCTAAATTGGTGTGCATGGAGCCCATCAATACTCTGTTTTTTAATTTAGTAAAACCTAAATCTAATTCTGACAGTAATATTGGGTATTTATTCATCTTATATAATTTCTAGTTAAAAATAAATTCTTTAACTCTAAGGTAATAAAAAAATGAAATTCAATGCGTGCATTGGAAATATTTTATTCAAAAATTATTTTCACTTCAACATAGAATACTGAAAAGATTTTGATACAAAATAAACTAAAACAATAGTTTAGTTTAATTCTGCTTCCATTCTAATTGCCTTTGGAAATAATATATTGTTTTCTAGATGTATGTGTAAGTGTAAATCTTGTTCAAATTCGTTGAGTAATGCATAGGTTACTTTATAAGTATTGCAAGCATCTTCTGGTGGTGTGTATTGGTTGCTTAATGCCTCAATTCTTCTAAATCTTTCGCCTTCAGTATTATGCTCTTCCATCATCATGTGAATTGGATTTTGTACTGTGCCAAATTGTGGTGCATCAAGTTGTTTGTGTTCTTGTTTTGTTCTTAGCATTTTTCTAATGAATGGAAAAAGTATTAATTCTTCCTTTTTCATGTGCACGGTAAGTTCTGCAGCTGACGCATCAAATTGTTCTTTAATTTCTAATAATTCTGGATGATATGGTCCATGAACTTTGCAAACTTTATTTAGATAAGGTGTGATTTCTTGTATTTTTTCTTCTACATAACGATGATGTCTTTTCTCTATATAGTCTACTAATAAATCTAATGGCCATGATTGATAATCAGTTTGTGTATCAGATTTGGCATGTAATGCTTCATCTAAATCTTGGATTACTGCTTTCGAATCAATGTTCTTTAATTCGCATGCTTCTTTAATTGTTCTATTGCCTTGACAACAGAAATCAATATTGTATTTTTTAAATACTGTTGCTGTGCGGTAGTTTTGTGCTACCATTTCTCCGATAATGGTGTTTTCTTGTGCGTTCATATTTTTGTTTTTTTTATGAATAATATTCCGAATATTGATAAGGAAATAACTTTTATCATTTCTAAGATGATATAGTAAAAATGTATGTTTGATGGTAAAACAATCTTGTTTTGAATATGCAATTCTGCTCTAGCATCAAGCGCAGGCAATAGCCAAAATGTTTGAATTAGTAGAATGAAAAATGCAATAGAAAAGTATACATTATTCCAAGTAATTTTCTTTTCATTAGAAAAAAATAAATTTAAAATTATGATGATAGAAAATATCCACTCCATTTTATTTAGTGCATCAAACACGATTCTTCCAATACCTAATCCTAATGGTAGTGTTATGTCTGGTGCGCGAAATTTAAGCCATGCTTCCATAAAACTTATAGCGCAAACAAATCCTATCCAGATATATGTTGAGATTAATGCTATTGGCTGATTTATGGTTTTTACAGTGTTCATAGTAATGGTGTACTTGTATTTTTTCTATAGTGCTCAATTTTGTATTGAAACATTTCTGCCATTCTATTTCCTTGCCATTTTGCACGTTCTGCTTTTTCGCCAACAAATAAATCATCGATTGTTGTATTGAATATTTCTATCCATCTTTCAAAATGAATTTTATCTACTGGCAATTTTGCATGTGGTACAAATGGGCTTCCAAAATATGTATGTTCATCTAGCAATACAGTTTGCCAAAAGCAATACATTTTTTCTAAGTGTTGCTGCCATTTATCATTAATCTTATTATTAAAAATAACTGCGAGCAAATCGTCTTGTCTAATCTTATCATAGAATGTATCTACAAAAAATTTTATATCATCTAATGTTTGTATGTCTTTTTTATAATACTGGATATTCATATCTACTATTTTTGCAAATTTTTTACCTTTTTAAATAAACCAAACCCAACTCTAAGTTTGATGTTAATGATTTTATAGATGTGGTTTCCAGCATTTGTTTAATATCATCTCTTATTTTTTTAAATTGATGATGAACAGGACATGGCATTTTTTCATTGCATTTTTTCAAACCCAAACCACAACTTTTGTATATACTATTTCCATCAATTGCTGATACGATATCACATAGATTTAGTTTTTCAATTTTCTTGAGTTCCATAGAAAAACCACCTGTTGGTCCTTTGCTAGTCATTATTATTTCTTTTCTAGAAAGCTCTTGCAATATTTTAGATGTATATGCTTCTGGTGATTCAATTGCTTTGGCTACATCTTTTAGACTTACCTTTTTATTGTCTAGTGAGTTACCAGCAATATAGATCGTTGCTTTTATACCATATTCACAAGTTTTAGAAAACATGTAATGAATTTTATCAAAGATAAACATTAATTATAATAGTGGATAAAAATGTCCGTTATTATATTGTGAAATAAAATTAAATTTTAGAGCAACGAAAAAGTCAATGTTTATTTAATTCACTTGGAAATTTATCTTCTATTAGATTTAGATTGATATTATGTTCTAAATATGCTTTTAAGCCATCTAAAACTGTAGTAAAACCACCAGTTTTATCTATTATAGATTGAATTAGATTTGGGTCATCTACATCAAAACCATAATTTTTTATGGTTACATAAGTCTTATGTTCTGAAAGTTCTAGAAACTCAAATACAATTGTTGTTGTAGGATTTTCCCATTCTATGACAATTTTTTTATTTGCAATAATTTCTTTTACAAATACTTTAGTAGAAAAATTATACATTTTCCAAGTCCACTCAATTGTTTCA carries:
- the ric gene encoding iron-sulfur cluster repair di-iron protein, whose protein sequence is MNAQENTIIGEMVAQNYRTATVFKKYNIDFCCQGNRTIKEACELKNIDSKAVIQDLDEALHAKSDTQTDYQSWPLDLLVDYIEKRHHRYVEEKIQEITPYLNKVCKVHGPYHPELLEIKEQFDASAAELTVHMKKEELILFPFIRKMLRTKQEHKQLDAPQFGTVQNPIHMMMEEHNTEGERFRRIEALSNQYTPPEDACNTYKVTYALLNEFEQDLHLHIHLENNILFPKAIRMEAELN
- a CDS encoding group III truncated hemoglobin; translated protein: MNIQYYKKDIQTLDDIKFFVDTFYDKIRQDDLLAVIFNNKINDKWQQHLEKMYCFWQTVLLDEHTYFGSPFVPHAKLPVDKIHFERWIEIFNTTIDDLFVGEKAERAKWQGNRMAEMFQYKIEHYRKNTSTPLL
- a CDS encoding Rrf2 family transcriptional regulator → MFSKTCEYGIKATIYIAGNSLDNKKVSLKDVAKAIESPEAYTSKILQELSRKEIIMTSKGPTGGFSMELKKIEKLNLCDIVSAIDGNSIYKSCGLGLKKCNEKMPCPVHHQFKKIRDDIKQMLETTSIKSLTSNLELGLVYLKR
- a CDS encoding SRPBCC family protein is translated as MEEQNIIIETQMMIRKPIVEVFDAFINPNITTNFWFSKSSGRLEENETIEWTWKMYNFSTKVFVKEIIANKKIVIEWENPTTTIVFEFLELSEHKTYVTIKNYGFDVDDPNLIQSIIDKTGGFTTVLDGLKAYLEHNINLNLIEDKFPSELNKH